A portion of the uncultured Bacteroides sp. genome contains these proteins:
- a CDS encoding VOC family protein, whose protein sequence is MHISHIAIWTQQLEKQRNFYVTYFGGRSNDKYVNSAKGFESYFISFDRDTSALEIMYRRDVTTPKINEDCIGLTHFAFSLGSKEGVIELTERLRKEGYTIAGEPRTTGDGYFESVVLDPDGNRVEITD, encoded by the coding sequence ATGCATATCAGCCATATCGCTATCTGGACACAACAATTGGAAAAGCAAAGAAATTTTTATGTTACCTATTTCGGAGGAAGAAGCAATGACAAATACGTCAATTCTGCTAAAGGCTTCGAATCTTATTTTATCAGCTTTGATAGAGATACCAGTGCTTTGGAAATTATGTATAGAAGAGATGTCACGACACCAAAGATAAATGAAGATTGCATTGGCCTTACTCATTTTGCTTTTTCATTGGGAAGTAAAGAAGGGGTAATAGAACTCACTGAAAGGCTACGCAAAGAGGGTTACACCATTGCCGGAGAACCAAGAACTACCGGAGACGGATACTTTGAAAGCGTTGTGTTGGATCCAGATGGCAATCGAGTGGAGATTACGGATTAA
- a CDS encoding agmatine deiminase family protein, which yields MGIMVGLPGPGGSGTDLQLNFGLRLNEQIEMRAPHLPAEWYPQSGIQLTWPHAETDWAYMLDEVQECFIKIACEIAKREKLLIVAPEPEEVKSQLSGTVNMDNVIFLQSETNDTWARDHGAITMIDGNSPALLDFTFNGWGLKFASDQDNLITRRAVKAGLLRGRYENRLNFVLEGGSIESDGMGTVLTTSECLLSPNRNGQMNQVEIEEYLRSVFHLQRLLWLDHGYLAGDDTDSHIDTLARFCSPDTIAYVQCTDTTDVHYEALKKMEEQLEAFRTLSGEPYRLLALPMADKIEVDGERLPATYANFLILNGAVLYPTYAQAENDKKAMDVLQEAFPKYEIVGVDCRALIKQHGSLHCVTMQYPMGVL from the coding sequence ATGGGAATAATGGTTGGACTTCCCGGACCGGGAGGTTCCGGAACAGATTTACAATTGAATTTTGGCTTAAGGCTTAACGAACAAATAGAAATGAGAGCTCCTCACCTTCCTGCTGAATGGTATCCACAGAGCGGTATTCAACTCACTTGGCCGCACGCCGAAACCGATTGGGCTTATATGCTCGATGAAGTGCAAGAATGCTTTATCAAGATTGCTTGCGAGATTGCCAAACGAGAAAAGTTACTCATCGTTGCGCCTGAGCCGGAAGAGGTAAAAAGTCAGTTGTCGGGCACAGTCAATATGGATAATGTAATCTTCCTACAGAGTGAAACGAATGATACTTGGGCGAGAGACCATGGAGCTATCACCATGATAGACGGAAACTCTCCTGCCCTGCTCGACTTTACTTTTAACGGCTGGGGCTTGAAATTCGCTTCCGATCAAGACAATCTGATAACGCGCAGAGCTGTGAAAGCCGGTTTGCTAAGAGGACGTTATGAAAATCGTCTTAACTTTGTTCTCGAAGGTGGCTCCATAGAGAGCGACGGCATGGGAACCGTACTGACTACTTCCGAATGCCTGCTTTCTCCCAATCGCAACGGGCAGATGAATCAAGTGGAAATTGAAGAATATCTTCGATCTGTTTTTCATTTGCAACGTCTGCTTTGGCTTGATCATGGTTATCTGGCAGGTGATGATACTGACAGTCATATAGATACTCTTGCACGTTTTTGCTCTCCCGACACCATTGCTTACGTGCAGTGTACTGACACTACCGATGTTCATTACGAAGCTTTGAAAAAGATGGAAGAGCAACTCGAAGCATTCCGAACACTGAGCGGAGAGCCTTACCGATTACTAGCCTTGCCGATGGCCGATAAGATAGAAGTTGATGGTGAACGATTACCTGCTACTTATGCGAATTTCCTGATTCTGAATGGAGCCGTTCTTTATCCCACTTACGCACAGGCAGAAAATGACAAAAAAGCAATGGATGTTTTACAAGAGGCCTTTCCTAAGTATGAAATTGTGGGCGTAGATTGCCGAGCGTTGATTAAGCAACATGGTTCGCTGCATTGTGTCACCATGCAATATCCCATGGGAGTACTCTAA
- a CDS encoding Nif3-like dinuclear metal center hexameric protein yields the protein MKIKEIVSALERFAPLPLQDGYDNAGMQIGLTDAEATGALLCLDVTEAVLDEAISLECNLIISHHPLIFKGYKSITGKDYIERCILKAIKNDIAIYSAHTNLDNVQGGVSFKIAEKIGLKNVRILSEKEDGLLKLVTFVPFVQADAVREALFSAGCGCIGDYDSCSFNLEGEGTFRAKEGATPFCGAIGQLHHEGEVRIETILPVFKKEEVTKALIVAHPYEEPAYDFYPLMNVWRQSGAGVVGELDSPETELNFLKRIKKTFEVGCLKHNKLSGREIQKIALCGGSGAFLLKNAIACNADVFITGEMKYHEYFGSESDILIAEIGHYESEQYTKEIFYSIIRDLFPNFTLLFSKVNTNPIKYL from the coding sequence ATGAAAATTAAAGAAATAGTAAGCGCCCTTGAACGGTTCGCGCCTCTGCCATTGCAAGACGGATATGATAATGCCGGCATGCAAATAGGACTGACAGATGCGGAAGCAACAGGGGCTTTGTTGTGTCTGGACGTTACCGAAGCTGTACTCGATGAAGCAATATCATTGGAGTGTAATCTCATAATATCTCATCATCCACTTATCTTTAAAGGCTATAAGTCTATAACTGGTAAAGATTATATAGAGCGCTGCATTCTGAAAGCTATAAAAAATGATATTGCGATCTATTCAGCTCATACTAATTTGGACAATGTTCAGGGAGGTGTAAGCTTTAAAATAGCTGAGAAAATAGGCTTAAAAAATGTACGTATCTTATCTGAAAAAGAAGATGGTTTGCTGAAACTCGTCACTTTTGTACCATTTGTTCAAGCAGATGCTGTACGTGAAGCGCTATTCTCTGCCGGATGTGGTTGCATAGGTGATTACGACTCATGCAGCTTTAATCTTGAAGGCGAGGGAACTTTTCGAGCTAAAGAGGGGGCAACACCATTTTGTGGCGCTATTGGGCAGTTGCATCATGAAGGAGAAGTGCGAATAGAAACAATTTTGCCTGTTTTCAAAAAAGAAGAAGTAACTAAAGCTTTGATTGTTGCACATCCTTATGAAGAGCCGGCATATGATTTTTATCCACTGATGAATGTTTGGCGGCAATCTGGAGCGGGTGTAGTGGGAGAGTTGGATAGTCCGGAGACGGAGCTTAATTTTCTAAAAAGAATAAAGAAAACATTTGAAGTAGGGTGTTTGAAACATAACAAATTATCTGGGCGTGAAATCCAGAAAATAGCTCTTTGCGGAGGTTCAGGAGCTTTTCTCCTAAAAAATGCAATTGCGTGCAATGCTGATGTTTTTATTACTGGAGAAATGAAATACCATGAGTATTTTGGCAGTGAATCGGATATTCTGATTGCTGAGATCGGGCATTACGAAAGCGAACAATAT
- a CDS encoding GNAT family protein — protein sequence MEFKLRAWTLDDVPSLVRHIDNIRIWNNVRDLLPNPYTEKDAQEYILMVTEKVGPQVEFAIDIDGRAVGGIGLVPGSDVERISAELGYWLGEEYWGNDIMSKAVKQLVQYTFETLSFSKVFAMVFSSNAASMRVLEKAGFEKEAVLKSALIKNGVIMDFHYYSIIKK from the coding sequence ATGGAGTTTAAATTAAGAGCATGGACCTTGGATGATGTTCCTTCTCTGGTCAGGCATATTGACAATATTAGAATATGGAACAATGTGCGAGATCTTTTGCCTAATCCTTATACGGAAAAAGATGCGCAAGAGTATATTTTAATGGTAACCGAGAAGGTTGGCCCGCAAGTGGAATTTGCCATCGATATTGACGGAAGGGCTGTAGGAGGAATTGGACTCGTTCCGGGGAGCGATGTTGAAAGAATCTCAGCCGAATTGGGCTATTGGCTAGGAGAGGAGTATTGGGGAAATGACATAATGAGCAAAGCCGTGAAACAACTTGTTCAATACACTTTTGAAACACTTTCTTTCAGTAAAGTCTTTGCAATGGTATTTAGCTCTAATGCCGCTTCTATGAGAGTACTTGAAAAAGCCGGATTTGAAAAAGAGGCCGTATTGAAAAGTGCTTTGATAAAGAATGGAGTCATTATGGATTTTCACTATTATAGTATTATTAAAAAATAA
- a CDS encoding DUF4891 domain-containing protein, whose amino-acid sequence MQRKKNERLQIKTIKAKVFTHESGKVNVLSFTKEQPEDVQRYLKYRLDFFKVTKIMIDSGYIKTGEQYVQLRYIPEKMHLFNP is encoded by the coding sequence GTGCAGAGAAAGAAAAATGAACGATTACAAATTAAGACTATTAAAGCTAAGGTCTTTACTCACGAAAGCGGCAAAGTAAACGTATTGTCGTTTACCAAAGAACAGCCGGAAGATGTGCAACGATACTTGAAGTATCGTTTAGATTTCTTCAAAGTAACCAAAATCATGATCGACAGTGGTTACATTAAGACTGGTGAACAGTACGTGCAGTTGCGCTATATTCCTGAAAAAATGCACCTGTTTAATCCGTAA